A single window of Rhipicephalus microplus isolate Deutch F79 chromosome 5, USDA_Rmic, whole genome shotgun sequence DNA harbors:
- the LOC142818136 gene encoding uncharacterized protein LOC142818136, with product MGPAVATAPEEDVLRRHLQDLKKCGNTWTGQTDCREAYEELLRGLAAVSVCFQTDHSVKPKGRLMFSTQRGHVVINEDIPFKVVQTTGRGCLFGRDLHKLQNSRNRQVTFTRTHRSSRYG from the exons ATGGGGCCTGCAGTGGCGACAGCACCTGAAGAAGATGTATTGAGGAGGCACCTACAGGACTTGAAGAAGTGTGGAAACACGTGGACCGGCCAGACTGACTGCAGAGAGGCATACGAAGAGCTTTTAAGGGGACTCGCCGCTGTCAGTGTGTGCTTCCAGACTGATCACTCCGTGAAGCCAAAAG GCAGGCTGATGTTCAGCACTCAACGCGGACATGTGGTCATAAATGAAGACATCCCTTTTAAGGTTGTTCAGACCACGGGCAGAGGCTGCCTCTTTGGGAGAGACCTGCACAAGTTGCAGAATTCAAGAAATCGACAGGTAACATTCACACGGACACATCGATCGAGCCGATACGGATAG